GACCCGTACGAGAAGATCGGCGCCGAGCTGGTCAAGGAAGTCGCCAAGAAGACGGACGACGTCGCCGGTGACGGTACGACCACGGCGACCGTGCTCGCCCAGGCGCTGGTCCGCGAGGGCCTGCGCAACGTCGCCGCCGGTGCCAACCCGATGGCCCTGAAGCGCGGTATCGAGAAGGCCGTCGAGGCCGTCTCCGGCGCGCTGCTGGAGCAGGCGAAGGACGTGGAGACCAAGGAGCAGATCGCCTCCACCGCCTCCATCTCCGCCGCCGACACCCAGATCGGCGAGCTGATCGCCGAGGCCATGGACAAGGTCGGCAAGGAAGGCGTCATCACCGTCGAGGAGTCCAACACCTTCGGCCTGGAGCTCGAGCTCACCGAGGGTATGCGCTTCGACAAGGGCTACATCTCGGCGTACTTCGCGACCGACATGGAGCGCATGGAGGCCGTCCTCGAGGACCCGTACATCCTCATCGTCAACTCCAAGGTCTCCGCGGTGAAGGACCTCCTCCCGCTGCTGGAGAAGGTCATGCAGTCCGGCAAGCCGCTGCTGATCATCGCCGAGGACGTCGAGGGCGAGGCGCTCTCCACGCTGGTCGTCAACAAGATCCGCGGCACGTTCAAGTCCGTCGCCGTCAAGGCCCCGGGCTTCGGCGACCGCCGCAAGGCCATGCTCGGCGACATCGCCATCCTCACGGGTGGCCAGGTCATCTCCGAGGAGGTCGGCCTCAAGCTGGAGAACGCCGGTCTGGACCTCCTGGGCCGCGCCCGCAAGGTCGTCATCACCAAGGACGAGACGACGATCGTCGACGGTGCCGGTGACAGCGAGCAGGTCCAGGGCCGCGTCAACCAGATCCGCGCCGAGATCGAGAACTCCGACTCGGACTACGACCGCGAGAAGCTCCAGGAGCGTCTGGCGAAGCTGGCCGGCGGCGTGGCCGTCATCAAGGCCGGTGCCGCCACCGAGGTCGAGCTGAAGGAGCGCAAGCACCGCATCGAGGACGCGGTGCGCAACGCCAAGGCCGCCGTCGAGGAGGGCATCGTCGCCGGTGGTGGCGTGGCCCTGCTCCAGGCGTCCAGCGTCTTCGAGAAGCTGGAGCTGGAGGGCGACGAGGCCACCGGTGCCGCCGCCGTGAAGGCCGCCCTGGAGGCCCCGCTCAAGCAGATCGCCGTCAACGCCGGCCTCGAGGGCGGCGTCGTGGTGGAGAAGGTGCGCAACCTCACCCCGGGCCACGGCCTGAACGCCGCGACCGGCGAGTACGTGGACCTGGTCGCCGAGGGCATCATCGACCCGGCCAAGGTGACGCGTTCCGCGCTGCAGAACGCCGCGTCGATCGCCGCGCTGTTCCTCACCACCGAGGCCGTCATCGCCGACAAGCCGGAGAAGGCGTCCGCGCCGGCCGGTGGCGGCATGCCGGGCGGTGACATGGACTTCTGATCCTCGCGGATCGGACCAGTCCGGCAGCAGGTAGTCACGGAAGGGCGGTATCCCCGGTGGGGGTGCCGCCCCTTCCGCGTTCCCAGGCCCGCGGCGGTCGCGTCCGCCGCGGAGCCCGTACGGGTACCCGGACGGCCGCCCGTACGGGCGGCCCGCGGCCCGTGCGGCGGCCCCGTACCGGTGGCTCCACACCGGCCCGTACCCGTGGCTCGTACAGCCCCGGACGCAGTGGGGCATTTCACGTGGCGG
This genomic window from Streptomyces thermolilacinus SPC6 contains:
- the groL gene encoding chaperonin GroEL (60 kDa chaperone family; promotes refolding of misfolded polypeptides especially under stressful conditions; forms two stacked rings of heptamers to form a barrel-shaped 14mer; ends can be capped by GroES; misfolded proteins enter the barrel where they are refolded when GroES binds); this encodes MAKIIAFDEEARRGLERGMNQLADAVKVTLGPKGRNVVLEKKWGAPTITNDGVSIAKEIELEDPYEKIGAELVKEVAKKTDDVAGDGTTTATVLAQALVREGLRNVAAGANPMALKRGIEKAVEAVSGALLEQAKDVETKEQIASTASISAADTQIGELIAEAMDKVGKEGVITVEESNTFGLELELTEGMRFDKGYISAYFATDMERMEAVLEDPYILIVNSKVSAVKDLLPLLEKVMQSGKPLLIIAEDVEGEALSTLVVNKIRGTFKSVAVKAPGFGDRRKAMLGDIAILTGGQVISEEVGLKLENAGLDLLGRARKVVITKDETTIVDGAGDSEQVQGRVNQIRAEIENSDSDYDREKLQERLAKLAGGVAVIKAGAATEVELKERKHRIEDAVRNAKAAVEEGIVAGGGVALLQASSVFEKLELEGDEATGAAAVKAALEAPLKQIAVNAGLEGGVVVEKVRNLTPGHGLNAATGEYVDLVAEGIIDPAKVTRSALQNAASIAALFLTTEAVIADKPEKASAPAGGGMPGGDMDF